The sequence CGCTGGCCATGATCGGCGCCAACCGCGATTTCCACCTCGAGATCGCGCGCGCCGGCCGCAACCGCTACTACACCGACCTGTTCACCCAACTCCTGGACGAGGGCCGACGCATCCTGCGGCTCTATTATTCTTCATTCCACGACGTGCTACCGCGCGAATATGTCAACGAACACGAGGACATGATCGCGGCGATCGTCGCGCGCGACATCGATCGCGCCGATGCCCTGGCAAGCGCCCATGCCGATCAGATCGTCCGCCACATCCAGGCCTCGATCACGGCCGACGGCCGCACCAACGCCCGCATTGCCATCTGACGCGGCTGGGATCGGCCGCGAGCGAGAAGCTCCGGCAGTCAATCCGACAATTTCAGGTGGGGACGGCGTCGCGACTCAATCGACAGTCGAGCCAGGGAATGGCAGAAGACGCGGCGTCAACAATGCCTAAGGGGGCTTGAGATGAAGAAGACCTACGCGAAGCCGGCACTCGAAAGGTCGGCAATTCTGCAGCGCATCGCCGCGACGCTGCCGACGAGCGGCCAGTTCGACTAAGCGACCCAGATCCCGCCGGATGGCCCGACCACTGGCGGGATTATCTCCCTATTTCTTGAAACGCCATCGCGGATCCCAAAGCGACCGGCCGCGTCAGGGGCCCGCCTCGACGGGGAGGATGATCGAGACGATCGCGCCGCCGCCGGGGCGTTTGGCGAATTCGAGGCGCCCGTCATGCGCGGCGGCGATCGCCTTCACGACCGAAAGACCGAGACCGCTGCCGCCGGTTGCCCGCGAGCGCGACGTGTCGGCCCGCCAGAACAGATCGACGGAATCGGACGAGACGTCTTCGGGCAGCCCCGGCCCGCGATCGAGCAGGCGGATGCAGGCTTCCTGGCCACCCTGCAAGCCCACTTCACAGCGCAGCACGCCCCCCGCTGCCGCGTAGCGCGTGGCATTTTCCACCAGGGCGAGGACGGCCTGCCGAAGCCGCGGCGCATCGCCGACGATCCGGACGGGTTGAAGTGCGGTTTCGACGGTCATGCCGGCCTTCTCGAGAAGATGGCCCGACGCCTCCAGCACCTGGCCCACCTCGACCGAAAGGTCGAGCGGCAGGCGTTGCGTCACCAGCTTCTGGCCGGCTGCAAGCGACAGCGTGCGCAGATCCTCGACCAGCGCCGAGAGCCCTTCGACTTGTAGCAGCAGCTGGACGATCCGGGTCCGATCGATGGGGAAGACGCCGTCGGCCATGCCCTGCAGGTTGCCGCGAAGAACCGTCAAGGGCGTCCGCAGTTCATGCGCGACGGCCATCGTGTTGAAGCGAAGCCGGCTTTCCATGCTTTCAAGCTCGCTGGCGAGCGCGTCGAACCTGCGGACCAGAAGCGCCACCTCCTTGGCGGCATTGCCGACCGGCCCCACGCGGACGCTGAAGTCGCCGGCGCGAAGGTTTTCGGTCGCCGCCGCCAGCACCTCGAGCGGTCGGCTGATCTTGCGCGCCAGCCAATAGCCAAACAGGCTGCCGACGAGAGCCACGATCATGGCGAGCGCCAGGATCGTCAGCTGTCCCTCGGTTTCGGATTGTCTTTCGACCGCGGGCAAGCTGTTCAGCAGGGCGCGCACGCCGTCCTGCGTCGGCATGCGGCCGGCATTGAAGTCGAGATAAGCCGCCGACGCCTCGCTGGGCAGGCGATCGAGCGTTCGGCGCTCCAGCGTCGACTCCAGCGCGACCACGCCGAGAAATACCAAGATGACGCTGACGACCAGCAGCACCGCCATAGTCAGGGCGGTCAGCACGCCCAGGGGTACGCGTTGAAGAGCGAGTTTCATCGCGGATCCATGAACCGGTAGCCGACGCCCCGGACCGCGGCGAAGAAGCCCGGCGCGCCGAGGTCCTCCAGCTTGCGGCGCAGATTGGCGATGTGGGTATCGACGGTACGCGCCATTGCGCCGCTATCCGGCAGGCAGGCATCCAGGAGATCGGCCCGGTCGAAAGCGTGCATGGGGCGGCGGATCATGTAGGCCAGGATGCGGAATTCGCTCAACGTCAGCGGCAGGGACTGCCGATCGCCCGCTGTCACCACAAACGCCGCATGGGCATCGAGATCGACCTCGACCCCCTCGCAGCGAAGCACCGTCGTGCCTCCGCCATGGCGGGTCCGCCGCAAGACGGCGTTCACGCGGGCCACCACCTCCTGGGGATTGAAGGGCTTGACGACATAATCGTCCGCGCCGAGCCGCAGTCCGGCCAGCCGGTCGAGATCCTCCGCCATCGCCGTGACCAGGATCGTCGGCGTCTGGCTCTCGCGCCGGATCCGCGCCAGCACTTCGAAGCCGTCGAGTTTCGGCAGGCGAATGTCGAGCAGGATCAGATCGGGCGACAACACGGCGTGGTGCGTGAGAGCGATCTCTCCATCGGCCGCGCGCACGGTGCGAAACCCGTCCCGCACCAGATAGGCGTCGAGAATCTGGGCAATTTCCGGCTCGTCCTCGACCAGAAGAATGAGACCCTTATCGACCATGCCCAACCCCTCGCAACGCGCATCTTCCGAAGCGCCTTATGAGGCGGCGAGGTCCGGGTGGCAATTAACAGGACCGGACAAACCGGCCGATGGGGCCCATGTCGGGCGATTGCGCTCCGTATCTCCGCCATTTCTTGACAGAACGCCACGATCGTCCCGCTCGCCCCGCCCCCCGGTTTCGAGCCACGGACGACATGACCCACATCAATCCCCTGCCGGCCTCCGAGGTCGACTTCCGTGCATGGCGCGCCGCCCTGCGCAGCGTTCGCTCCCGCTTCGAGGCGAAGCCGGCGAAGGTCGCGGGCGTCCTGACGCTGCTGGCGGCCGGCCTCTTCATGGCCTTTCCGGGCCTGGATCTCGCCGTGTCGCACGGCTTTGCGACGGGGAGCGGGGGCTTTCCGCTGTCCCGAGAACCGCTGCTGATCGCGCTGCGCGATTGGAACCGCGCCCTGCCCTTCCTGATTCTGCCGGCAGTCATGGCGCTCCTTCTCGTCCAGGCGATCGCTCCGCAGCGCTGGTTGCTTCGGCCGCACAAGGCGATCTTCTTCCTGGCGTTCTACGCGCTGGGGCCAGGCGTGCTGATCCAGTCTCTGAAAGGCCTTGTCGGCCGGGCGCGGCCGCATGAGATCCTGGAATTCGGGGGCAGCCTGCCCTTCACGCCCGCCTGGCAGGTATCCTCCGCCTGCGCGCGCAATTGCTCCTTCGCGTCCGGAGAGGCATCCTCCGCCGTCGCCCTCCTGGCCCTCGCCCTGCTTCTGCCGAGCCGCTGGCAGAAGACGGCAATCGTCGCGCTCATACCCGTCGTGCTCGCCTTCTCCATCAACCGGATCGCCTTCGGCGCTCATTTCCTCTCGGACGTCGTGATGGCCTGGATGCTCCTGCTCTGGCTCATGGCCTGGCTCTGGCCCGTGTTTTCCAGGAATGG is a genomic window of Kaistia defluvii containing:
- a CDS encoding phosphatase PAP2 family protein, encoding MTHINPLPASEVDFRAWRAALRSVRSRFEAKPAKVAGVLTLLAAGLFMAFPGLDLAVSHGFATGSGGFPLSREPLLIALRDWNRALPFLILPAVMALLLVQAIAPQRWLLRPHKAIFFLAFYALGPGVLIQSLKGLVGRARPHEILEFGGSLPFTPAWQVSSACARNCSFASGEASSAVALLALALLLPSRWQKTAIVALIPVVLAFSINRIAFGAHFLSDVVMAWMLLLWLMAWLWPVFSRNGERIDRRFWQGVGYHPARRR
- a CDS encoding ATP-binding protein, which gives rise to MKLALQRVPLGVLTALTMAVLLVVSVILVFLGVVALESTLERRTLDRLPSEASAAYLDFNAGRMPTQDGVRALLNSLPAVERQSETEGQLTILALAMIVALVGSLFGYWLARKISRPLEVLAAATENLRAGDFSVRVGPVGNAAKEVALLVRRFDALASELESMESRLRFNTMAVAHELRTPLTVLRGNLQGMADGVFPIDRTRIVQLLLQVEGLSALVEDLRTLSLAAGQKLVTQRLPLDLSVEVGQVLEASGHLLEKAGMTVETALQPVRIVGDAPRLRQAVLALVENATRYAAAGGVLRCEVGLQGGQEACIRLLDRGPGLPEDVSSDSVDLFWRADTSRSRATGGSGLGLSVVKAIAAAHDGRLEFAKRPGGGAIVSIILPVEAGP
- a CDS encoding response regulator, whose protein sequence is MVDKGLILLVEDEPEIAQILDAYLVRDGFRTVRAADGEIALTHHAVLSPDLILLDIRLPKLDGFEVLARIRRESQTPTILVTAMAEDLDRLAGLRLGADDYVVKPFNPQEVVARVNAVLRRTRHGGGTTVLRCEGVEVDLDAHAAFVVTAGDRQSLPLTLSEFRILAYMIRRPMHAFDRADLLDACLPDSGAMARTVDTHIANLRRKLEDLGAPGFFAAVRGVGYRFMDPR